One window of Populus nigra chromosome 5, ddPopNigr1.1, whole genome shotgun sequence genomic DNA carries:
- the LOC133693345 gene encoding polygalacturonase At1g48100-like, which translates to MVTMTLSKIFLLAFSFVSLFFFTYTEGRVHAKSRSKHSDIVSHVSLALAPAPQAPVSPSYYKEYSPSPSPTPSPIQSIARVYNVLSFGAVGDGVTDDTQAFKMAWDTACLQNESAILLAPDDYSFMIQPTIFTGPCKTSLVFQIDGTIMPPDGPESWPSKMNKRQWLVFYKINGMAMQGGGVIDGRGEKWWNLPCKPHKGINGTTLPGPCDSPVAIRFFTSSNLTVQGLRVKNSPQFHFRFDNCQNVIVQMLSIKSPAQSPNTDGIHIENTNNVQIHNSVVSNGDDCVSIGAGCHNVDIKNITCGPSHGISIGSLGIRNSRACVSNITVTDSVIKYSDNGVRIKTWQGGYGSVSKITFHNIHMETVRNPIIIDQYYCQTRNCTNQTSSVYISDILYTNIKGTYDIRSPPLHLACSDSVPCTNLRLSEIELLPAQGQFMANPFCWNVYGAMQNLTIPPVSCLLDGIPQFLPQNNIDQCQNNLYQTRM; encoded by the exons ATGGTAACCATGACATTGTCTAAAATTTTCCTTTTGGCTTTTTCTTTcgtctctctcttcttctttactTACACTGAAGGGAGAGTTCATGCCAAGAGTAGATCAAAACACTCGGACATTGTTTCCCACGTTTCGCTAGCTCTTGCTCCTGCTCCTCAGGCGCCTGTTAGTCCAAGTTATTATAAAGAATATTCTCCAAGTCCTAGTCCCACTCCTAGCCCAATTCAAAGTATAGCAAGGGTTTACAATGTGCTATCTTTTGGTGCTGTTGGTGATGGTGTAACAGATGATACACAAGCATTCAAGATGGCTTGGGATACTGCTTGCCTGCAGAATGAATCAGCTATTCTACTTGCTCCTGATGATTATTCTTTTATGATACAGCCTACTATCTTTACAGGACCTTGTAAAACTAGCCTCGTGTTTCAG ATTGATGGAACTATAATGCCACCTGATGGACCTGAATCATGGCCTAGTAAGATGAACAAGAGACAATGGCTAGTGTTTTACAAGATCAATGGAATGGCAATGCAAGGAGGTGGTGTTATAGACGGGAGAGGAGAGAAGTGGTGGAATCTGCCATGCAAGCCTCACAAA GGGATTAATGGCACAACACTTCCTGGTCCTTGTGATAGCCCAGTT GCTATTAGGTTTTTCACGAGCTCTAATTTGACAGTCCAAGGACTCAGAGTGAAGAACAGTCCCCAATTCCATTTCCGGTTTGATAACTGTCAAAATGTTATTGTACAAATGCTTAGCATCAAATCACCAGCTCAAAGCCCTAACACAGATGGGATTCACATAGAGAACACAAACAATGTCCAAATACATAACTCTGTTGTATCAAATG GTGATGACTGTGTATCAATTGGAGCCGGTTGTCATAATGTTGATATAAAGAACATTACCTGTGGTCCAAGCCATGGCATAAG CATTGGTAGTCTTGGAATCCGCAACTCGCGAGCATGTGTGTCGAACATAACAGTGACAGATTCAGTAATCAAGTATTCCGATAATGGTGTCCGAATTAAGACATGGCAAGGTGGATATGGTTCTGTGTCTAAAATCACATTCCACAACATTCACATGGAAACAGTTCGCAATCCAATAATCATAGACCAGTATTACTGCCAAACCAGGAATTGCACTAACCAAACTAGTTCAGTTTACATTTCTGATATTTTGTACACAAACATTAAAGGTACCTATGATATTAGGAGTCCACCTTTGCATTTGGCTTGCAGTGATTCAGTTCCATGCACCAACCTCAGGTTATCAGAAATTGAGTTGCTTCCAGCTCAAGGACAATTTATGGCAAATCCATTTTGCTGGAATGTTTATGGGGCAATGCAGAATCTTACCATTCCACCAGTTTCTTGCTTGTTGGATGGAATCCCACAATTCTTACCCCAGAACAATATTGATCAGTGTCAGAATAATTTGTATCAGACCCGTATGTAA
- the LOC133695166 gene encoding uncharacterized protein LOC133695166 isoform X2 yields MGSEGPPAVTIHVTGFKKFHGVAENPTETIVGNLKEYMKKKGMPKGVILGSCSVLESAGQGAVAPLYQIFQSSINSKDSESSSPGRIIWLHFGVNSGATRFAIEHQAVNEATFRCPDELGWKPQTTLPVQELTKILTKKGYEVMTSDDAGRFVCNYVYYHSLRFAEQNGTMSLFVHVPLFLTIDEETQMQFAASLLEVLASL; encoded by the exons ATGGGGTCTGAAGGGCCTCCAGCTGTAACTATCCATGTGACTGGATTCAAGAAATTCCATGGAGTTGCTGAGAATCCAACTGAGACAATTGTTGGTAATCTAAAAGAGTACATGAAGAAGAAGGGCATGCCAAAAGGCGTGATTCTGGGGAGTTGCAGTGTTCTCGAGTCTGCAGGACAAGGAGCGGTTGCTCCACTTTACCAAATATTTCAATCTTCCATAAACTCGAAGGATTCTGAATCCTCAAGTCCTGGAAGAATCATTTGG CTACACTTTGGGGTCAATAGTGGGGCAACAAGATTTGCCATTGAGCATCAAGCTGTCAATGAAGCTACTTTTCGCTGTCCAGATGAGTTGGGATGGAAGCCACAG ACCACTCTTCCCGTCCAGGAGCTCACAAAGATCTTGACAAAGAAAGGCTATGAGGTGATGACATCTGATGATGCAGGCCGATTTGTATGCAATTATGTTTACTACCATTCACTTCGGTTTGCAGAGCAAAATGGGACAATGTCTCTCTTTGTGCATGTACCTCTGTTCTTGACCATAGATGAGGAGACGCAAATGCAATTTGCTGCTTCCCTGTTGGAGGTACTTGCTTCTTTGTAG
- the LOC133694388 gene encoding putative pentatricopeptide repeat-containing protein At3g49142 isoform X2, with protein sequence MNMLNLKIEAAHGIYSIIVSLKELALGFNVEFHFVLQDSAKEKNRSSLACSVSGNLWVGLQIHGAVVKLGLDMNLYIGNGLVSMYGKCKWLDAARRVLDEMPGRDMVSWNSMVAGYAQNGRFNDALKLCREMEDLKLEPDAGTMGSLLPAVTNTSCDNVLYVKDMFVKLKEKSLISWNVMIAVYVNNAMPNEAVDLYLQMQVHGVEPDAVSISSVLPACGDLSAAVLGRRIHEYVERKKLRPNLLLENALIDMYAKCGCLKEARAVFDQMMFRDVVSWTSMISAYGMSGQGKDAVALFKKMRDSGFTPDWIAFVSVLAACSHAGLVDEGRYCFNLMAEYGITPGIEHYNCMVDLLGRAGKIDEAYHLTRKMPMEPNERVWGSLLSACRVYSNMNIALLAADHLFQLAPKQSGYYVLLSNIYAKAGRWQDVETVRSIMNSKGVKKIPGNSNVEINDHVYTFLAGDQSHTQSKEIYKALGVLVGRMKELGYMPETDSALHDVEEEDKECHLAVHSEKLAIVFAILNTKPGSTIRITKNIRVCGDCHVATKLISKIAEREIIIRDTHRFHHFRDGVCSCGDYW encoded by the exons ATGAACATGTTAAATCTCAAAATCGAGGCTGCGCATGGGATATATAGCATCATAGTCTCTCTGAAAGAATTGGCTCTAGGATTCAATGTGGAGTTTCATTTCGTACTGCAAGATAGCGCCAAAGAAAAGAATAGAAGCTCCCTT GCGTGTTCGGTGTCTGGGAATTTGTGGGTTGGCTTGCAAATTCATGGTGCTGTTGTGAAACTTGGGCTTGATATGAATCTTTATATTGGGAATGGGTTAGTTTCCATGTATGGGAAATGTAAGTGGTTGGATGCGGCAAGGCGAGTTCTTGATGAGATGCCAGGGAGGGATATGGTTTCTTGGAATTCGATGGTTGCTGGGTATGCACAAAATGGGAGGTTTAATGATGCATTGAAACTTTGTAGGGAAATGGAGGATTTGAAGCTAGAACCTGATGCTGGCACAATGGGAAGTCTCTTGCCAGCTGTGACGAACACATCTTGTGATAATGTTTTGTATGTTAAGGACATGTTTGTGAAGCTGAAAGAAAAGAGTTTGATTTCTTGGAACGTGATGATAGCAGTGTATGTGAATAATGCAATGCCTAATGAAGCAGTGGACTTGTATTTGCAGATGCAAGTGCATGGGGTTGAACCCGATGCTGTCTCTATTTCTAGTGTGCTTCCTGCTTGTGGGGACCTTTCAGCTGCGGTGTTAGGAAGACGAATCCATGAATATGTTGAAAGGAAGAAGCTTCGGCCGAATTTATTATTGGAGAATGCATTAATTGATATGTATGCAAAATGTGGATGCTTAAAGGAAGCAAGGGCAGTATTTGATCAAATGATGTTTCGGGATGTTGTGTCATGGACTTCTATGATCTCTGCTTATGGCATGAGTGGCCAAGGTAAGGATGCTGTGGCTCTCTTTAAAAAGATGAGGGACTCAGGTTTTACTCCAGATTGGATTGCTTTTGTTTCTGTTCTAGCAGCCTGCAGTCACGCAGGATTGGTTGACGAGGGGAGGTATTGCTTTAATCTAATGGCTGAATATGGGATAACTCCAGGGATAGAACACTATAATTGCATGGTAGATCTATTGGGACGTGCTGGGAAAATAGACGAGGCCTATCATTTGACCAGAAAGATGCCAATGGAGCCTAACGAAAGAGTTTGGGGGTCTCTGTTGAGTGCTTGTCGGGTTTACTCTAACATGAATATTGCACTTTTGGCTGCTGACCACCTGTTCCAGTTAGCTCCTAAACAGTCAGGGTATTATGTGTTGCTATCCAACATATATGCAAAGGCTGGAAGATGGCAAGATGTGGAAACGGTTAGGTCAATCATGAACAGCAAGGGAGTCAAAAAAATTCCAGGCAATAGCAATGTTGAGATCAACGATCATGTTTACACCTTTCTTGCTGGTGACCAGTCTCATACTCAATCAAAGGAGATCTACAAGGCGTTAGGTGTATTAGTTGGAAGAATGAAAGAATTAGGTTACATGCCTGAAACTGATTCTGCTCTTCACGATGTGGAAGAGGAGGACAAAGAATGCCATCTAGCAGTTCATAGTGAGAAGCTGGCAATTGTGTTTGCCATTCTGAATACAAAGCCTGGAAGCACAATCAGAATTACCAAGAATATTCGTGTTTGTGGGGATTGCCATGTTGCTACCAAGCTTATATCCAAGATCGCTGAACGAGAGATCATCATTAGAGATACTCATCGTTTTCACCATTTTCGTGATGGGGTTTGCTCCTGTGGGGACTATTGGTAA
- the LOC133694388 gene encoding putative pentatricopeptide repeat-containing protein At3g49142 isoform X1, with protein sequence MKTISSLSRQFSTAKQTKPFSLTTQKPQLSPKFTALTEDLCNKILDVNPDAKTLKKLHSKILIDQNLHPNPSLGIKLMRAYAACGEPFYTRHIFDEITDKNVVFFNVMIRSYVNNGLYQDALLVFKTMANQGFYPDNYTYPCVLKACSVSGNLWVGLQIHGAVVKLGLDMNLYIGNGLVSMYGKCKWLDAARRVLDEMPGRDMVSWNSMVAGYAQNGRFNDALKLCREMEDLKLEPDAGTMGSLLPAVTNTSCDNVLYVKDMFVKLKEKSLISWNVMIAVYVNNAMPNEAVDLYLQMQVHGVEPDAVSISSVLPACGDLSAAVLGRRIHEYVERKKLRPNLLLENALIDMYAKCGCLKEARAVFDQMMFRDVVSWTSMISAYGMSGQGKDAVALFKKMRDSGFTPDWIAFVSVLAACSHAGLVDEGRYCFNLMAEYGITPGIEHYNCMVDLLGRAGKIDEAYHLTRKMPMEPNERVWGSLLSACRVYSNMNIALLAADHLFQLAPKQSGYYVLLSNIYAKAGRWQDVETVRSIMNSKGVKKIPGNSNVEINDHVYTFLAGDQSHTQSKEIYKALGVLVGRMKELGYMPETDSALHDVEEEDKECHLAVHSEKLAIVFAILNTKPGSTIRITKNIRVCGDCHVATKLISKIAEREIIIRDTHRFHHFRDGVCSCGDYW encoded by the coding sequence atgaaaacaatttcttctctttcccGCCAATTTTCAACTGCTAAACAGACAAAACCCTTTTCTTTAACAACCCAAAAACCTCAACTTTCCCCAAAATTCACAGCCCTAACAGAAGACTTGTGTAATAAAATTTTGGACGTAAACCCAGATGCCAAAACACTTAAAAAGCTCCATTccaagattttaattgaccaaaACCTTCACCCAAACCCTTCACTTGGCATCAAATTAATGAGGGCTTATGCCGCTTGTGGTGAACCATTTTACACACGCCACATATTTGATGAAATTACTGACAAAAATGTTGTGTTCTTTAATGTCATGATTAGAAGCTATGTTAACAATGGTTTATACCAAGATGCTTTACTTGTTTTCAAAACCATGGCTAATCAGGGGTTTTATCCTGATAATTATACTTATCCTTGTGTGTTAAAGGCGTGTTCGGTGTCTGGGAATTTGTGGGTTGGCTTGCAAATTCATGGTGCTGTTGTGAAACTTGGGCTTGATATGAATCTTTATATTGGGAATGGGTTAGTTTCCATGTATGGGAAATGTAAGTGGTTGGATGCGGCAAGGCGAGTTCTTGATGAGATGCCAGGGAGGGATATGGTTTCTTGGAATTCGATGGTTGCTGGGTATGCACAAAATGGGAGGTTTAATGATGCATTGAAACTTTGTAGGGAAATGGAGGATTTGAAGCTAGAACCTGATGCTGGCACAATGGGAAGTCTCTTGCCAGCTGTGACGAACACATCTTGTGATAATGTTTTGTATGTTAAGGACATGTTTGTGAAGCTGAAAGAAAAGAGTTTGATTTCTTGGAACGTGATGATAGCAGTGTATGTGAATAATGCAATGCCTAATGAAGCAGTGGACTTGTATTTGCAGATGCAAGTGCATGGGGTTGAACCCGATGCTGTCTCTATTTCTAGTGTGCTTCCTGCTTGTGGGGACCTTTCAGCTGCGGTGTTAGGAAGACGAATCCATGAATATGTTGAAAGGAAGAAGCTTCGGCCGAATTTATTATTGGAGAATGCATTAATTGATATGTATGCAAAATGTGGATGCTTAAAGGAAGCAAGGGCAGTATTTGATCAAATGATGTTTCGGGATGTTGTGTCATGGACTTCTATGATCTCTGCTTATGGCATGAGTGGCCAAGGTAAGGATGCTGTGGCTCTCTTTAAAAAGATGAGGGACTCAGGTTTTACTCCAGATTGGATTGCTTTTGTTTCTGTTCTAGCAGCCTGCAGTCACGCAGGATTGGTTGACGAGGGGAGGTATTGCTTTAATCTAATGGCTGAATATGGGATAACTCCAGGGATAGAACACTATAATTGCATGGTAGATCTATTGGGACGTGCTGGGAAAATAGACGAGGCCTATCATTTGACCAGAAAGATGCCAATGGAGCCTAACGAAAGAGTTTGGGGGTCTCTGTTGAGTGCTTGTCGGGTTTACTCTAACATGAATATTGCACTTTTGGCTGCTGACCACCTGTTCCAGTTAGCTCCTAAACAGTCAGGGTATTATGTGTTGCTATCCAACATATATGCAAAGGCTGGAAGATGGCAAGATGTGGAAACGGTTAGGTCAATCATGAACAGCAAGGGAGTCAAAAAAATTCCAGGCAATAGCAATGTTGAGATCAACGATCATGTTTACACCTTTCTTGCTGGTGACCAGTCTCATACTCAATCAAAGGAGATCTACAAGGCGTTAGGTGTATTAGTTGGAAGAATGAAAGAATTAGGTTACATGCCTGAAACTGATTCTGCTCTTCACGATGTGGAAGAGGAGGACAAAGAATGCCATCTAGCAGTTCATAGTGAGAAGCTGGCAATTGTGTTTGCCATTCTGAATACAAAGCCTGGAAGCACAATCAGAATTACCAAGAATATTCGTGTTTGTGGGGATTGCCATGTTGCTACCAAGCTTATATCCAAGATCGCTGAACGAGAGATCATCATTAGAGATACTCATCGTTTTCACCATTTTCGTGATGGGGTTTGCTCCTGTGGGGACTATTGGTAA
- the LOC133695166 gene encoding uncharacterized protein LOC133695166 isoform X1 codes for MGSEGPPAVTIHVTGFKKFHGVAENPTETIVGNLKEYMKKKGMPKGVILGSCSVLESAGQGAVAPLYQIFQSSINSKDSESSSPGRIIWLHFGVNSGATRFAIEHQAVNEATFRCPDELGWKPQKVPIIPSDGGISRVRETTLPVQELTKILTKKGYEVMTSDDAGRFVCNYVYYHSLRFAEQNGTMSLFVHVPLFLTIDEETQMQFAASLLEVLASL; via the exons ATGGGGTCTGAAGGGCCTCCAGCTGTAACTATCCATGTGACTGGATTCAAGAAATTCCATGGAGTTGCTGAGAATCCAACTGAGACAATTGTTGGTAATCTAAAAGAGTACATGAAGAAGAAGGGCATGCCAAAAGGCGTGATTCTGGGGAGTTGCAGTGTTCTCGAGTCTGCAGGACAAGGAGCGGTTGCTCCACTTTACCAAATATTTCAATCTTCCATAAACTCGAAGGATTCTGAATCCTCAAGTCCTGGAAGAATCATTTGG CTACACTTTGGGGTCAATAGTGGGGCAACAAGATTTGCCATTGAGCATCAAGCTGTCAATGAAGCTACTTTTCGCTGTCCAGATGAGTTGGGATGGAAGCCACAG AAAGTACCCATCATTCCTTCAGATGGTGGAATTTCACGAGTTCGAGAG ACCACTCTTCCCGTCCAGGAGCTCACAAAGATCTTGACAAAGAAAGGCTATGAGGTGATGACATCTGATGATGCAGGCCGATTTGTATGCAATTATGTTTACTACCATTCACTTCGGTTTGCAGAGCAAAATGGGACAATGTCTCTCTTTGTGCATGTACCTCTGTTCTTGACCATAGATGAGGAGACGCAAATGCAATTTGCTGCTTCCCTGTTGGAGGTACTTGCTTCTTTGTAG